The genomic region CAATTTGACATGAACCTATGCATGGAAATGGAAAGCGGAAGATAAATATTTTCCATCCATGAGTAACCGGCATCGGTAAATGTTATCAACGGGCTGATGTCCTTTCTTAGAAAATAGAGGTGTCCGTTTACAGACATACAGATTGCTTCCTTGTCTTTTGCTGTAAAGATATCCGGTGTAGAGGCAATGATGCTGCTGATGATCAGTTTTTCTTCGGTATCCATAGGATGACCTCCTTGAAAAGATTTTAGTGTTGTCAATAATGACATTTTTACTATCTTATATACATAGGATTATTACAAGCTGATTAACATAATTTTATAAAAATTTACATACTATAAATATAATTATACAGACTAAATAAGTCTCTAAGTATATCAAGTATTGTAGAATATCTATCTGTCTAGGGATGGGAAGAGAATCAGCTGTTGTAAATAACTGGTGAACCATTAGACAGAATTTTGCAAAATAGATGAATAAGATACAATATCTGGTTTTGATTCTATCGACATTTTCATATTATTTTACTATTTATATGTTTACTCCAAATCGTATAATATGTCACATAATTGATTTGTATGTAGTTCTATTTTTGCATAAAGTTGCACAAAATTGATATTATTTGCATATTTTAGCACTTCGTATGCAATTTCCCTTGTGTTTGCCATTAATTTAAATTATTCTAGAGCCTAACAGGACGCAAGGATGCGTGTAAGGTTTGCACTCGTCTTGTGGCCTTTTTTTTGGAGGTAAGAATATGAAAAAACTTCTTTTGGCAACCATGTTGCTGGCTTTGCTAGGAAGTACTTTGCTGTTTGCCAACGGTAGCAAGGAAACTGCTCCGGAGGCAACTGCAAAAAGTCCTGACAAAGTGCTGAACGTCATGATTGAAGTCGAAGTTGAGAGCCTTGATCCTCAGGTAGCAACCGATGGTACTTCCTTTGAAGTCATTGCCAACTACACGGACGGCCTCAAACAGATGGCCGCTGATGGCTCTGTCATCAATGCACTGTGTGCAGATGAAAAGGTTTCCTCTGATGGCCTGACTTACACATTCAAGATCAGGGATGATGCCAATTGGTCCAATGGAGAGCCTGTTACTGCACAGGACTTCGTTTTTGGATGGCAGCGTGCTGTGGATCCGGCTCTTGCCAGTGAATATTCCTACATGCTCAGTGACATCGGACAGATCAAGAATGCAGCAAAGATCATTGCAGGAGAACTGCCTGTTACCGCTTTGGGTGTAAAGGCGCTTGACAGCAAGACCCTGCAGGTTCAGCTTGAAGTACCTGTTTCTTACTTCGATGAGTTGCTTTACTTCCCGACATATTATCCTGTCAACAAGGCTTTCTTCGAGAAGTGCGGTGATTCCTTTGCTACCAGTGCCGATACGGTACTGAGCGACGGCGCTTTCAAGCTTACTGAATATGAACCGGCTGCAACCAGTTTCAAGCTTGTAAAGAACCCGGACTACTACAATGCGGACAAGGTCAGGCTTGACGGCCTCAACTACCAGGTGCTCAAGGATAGCCAGCAGGCTTTGATGAGCTATCAGAACGGTGACCTTGATATCATCCAGCTTTCAGGTGATCAGGTTGACCAGGTAAAGGATGACCCGGAATTCAAGAGTGTCGGTGCTGGTTATCTGTGGTACATCAGCCCCAATATGGCAAAGGTACCTGCCCTTAATAACCTCAACCTGCGCAAGGCCATGACCTTTGCCCTTGACCGTCAGTCAATCGTTGACAATGTCGTCAAGGACGGTTCCACTGCTGCTTTTGCTGCTGTTCCTTCTGAACTTGCTACCAATAAGGGAGAAGATTTCACACCGAACCAGACTGAGTTTGCCGATGTATGTGCCTATGACAAGGCAAAGGCTCTTGAGTATTATAACAAGGCCAAGGCAGAATTGGGCAAGGATTCCTTTGAGTTCGAAATGATCGTGGATGACACTGCCATCCAGCAGAATGTTGCAGCAGTCATCAAGGAAGAACTTGAAAAGGCACTTCCTGGCTTGAAGATTGACCTGCGGGTCGAACCCAAGAAGCAGAGGGTCCAGGATATGCAGGACGGTACATTTGAGCTTGGCCTTACCAGGTGGGGGCCGGATTATGCAGATCCTATGACTTATCTCGGTATGTGGGTAACTGACAACAGCAACAACTATGGCCTGTGGAGCAATGCAAAGTATGATGCACTGATCGCAGAATGCACCACCGGTGATCTCTGTACCGATATCGATGGTCGTTGGAAGGCTATGAAGGCTGCTGAAAAGATTGTCATGGATGAGGCTGTCATCTATCCACTGTATCAGCAGTGCAATGCTGACATGATCAAGTCAAACGTGAAAGGCATTGAATTCCATCCTGTCGCACTCAACAGGGTATTCAAGAATACCGTCAAGAACTGATAGTCAGTAAAAAAGGAGCTTTTCTTCCTGTCCGTCAGGGCAGGGAGGCTCCTTGCATTATTTTTTTTGACAAGGTGGAAAGAAAGATTGAGAAAATATATATTGAAAAGGATCCTTATTTCGATCTTTACCCTATTGGCAATCACCTTGGTGCTATTCATGTTGCTTCAGTTGATGCCAGGTTCTCCATTCAATGATGAGAAATTGTCCGCATCCCAGCACGCAGCTCTCAATGAGAAATATGGGCTTGACCAACCTCTTTACGTGCAGTATGTCAGGTACGTAGCCAATATCTGCAAAGGCGACTTCGGCGTAAGCTACAACATAAGCAAGAATACACCGATAAGCCAATTGATACAGTCACGGCTCCCAATCAGCATCAAGATCGGCTTTCAGGCTGTGTTCGTAGGGGCTCTGATAGGCCTTATCCTCGGTATCCTTTCGGCAATATACCATGATACCATATGGGATACCCTGTGTACGTTTATATCGGTCCTGGGAGTTTCCATTCCCAGTTATGTGTTTGCACTTGCCCTCAGCTACCAGTTCGGATTCAAATTGCGATGGTTCCCGATGCTCTATGCAACATCTGCGCCATTTTCTTCTTCCGTATTGCCAAGCATCAGCCTCTGTATGTTTACCTTGGCTTCCATAGCAAGGTTTACCAGGACTGAGATGCTTGAATCATTGGGCAGTGATTACATCATGCTTGCGCAGAGCAAGGGCATCTATGGGCCGGCCCTTATATTCAGGCATGTGCTCCGCAATGCGTTGATTCCTATTATTACCGTACTGGCTCCTCTTATCGTGGACCTGATGACCGGTTCTCTTGTCGTAGAGAAGATATTCTCGATTCCCGGTGTAGGTTCCTTGCTTGTAACGGCAATCCAATCAAATGACTATAATGTCGTCATAGCACTCAGTTTCATCTACAGTGCCATGTATATCGGCATCATGTTGGTCGTTGACATACTTTATGGTGTCATCGATCCAAGAATACGACTTGCAAAAGGAGGTACCAACTCATGAGTGAATGTGAAGTTGCTGCCATTGAAAAGGATACCTCCATGGATTTTGGATCTGTTTCAGATGATGGGGTACGTGATGATGATTTCCGCCTGATCAACGATGAACAGGGTGTCCGCATTGATTCGAACTTCATGAGCCAGGGATACTGGACGGATGTGAGGATGCGGTTCATGGCGAACAAGGGTGCACTGGTGTCCCTTGTCATTATCCTGTTCCTGATTTTCTTTGCATTTGTCGGACCTAGCCTGAATTCCTATTCATATTCTGACCAGAATCTGGTCCAGAAAAACTTTGCACCTAGGATTCCGTTCCTTGAGCACTTTGGAATCTTCAATGGTGATGAAGCGCTCAAGACGACGACGGGCACGAAGCTGCTTAACAAGTATGTCAGTACCAATGAAGAGGATGTATACTACTGGTTCGGTTCCGATACGCTCGGTCGTGATATCTGGACCCGGACATGGATGGGCACAAGGGTCTCCTTATACATCGCTTTTGCGGCAGTCATCATCGATATGATCATCGGTATGTCCTATGGCCTGATCTCCGGCTATTTCGGCGGTGCCGTAGACAACGTCATGCAGCGTTTCGCTGAAATCGTCAATGGTATCCCGCGTCTTGTCATCATCACTTTACTGATGCTGATTCTGAAACCTGGTCTTACTACTATCATCTTTGCCTTGATGATTACTGAATGG from Spirochaetia bacterium harbors:
- a CDS encoding peptide ABC transporter substrate-binding protein; its protein translation is MKKLLLATMLLALLGSTLLFANGSKETAPEATAKSPDKVLNVMIEVEVESLDPQVATDGTSFEVIANYTDGLKQMAADGSVINALCADEKVSSDGLTYTFKIRDDANWSNGEPVTAQDFVFGWQRAVDPALASEYSYMLSDIGQIKNAAKIIAGELPVTALGVKALDSKTLQVQLEVPVSYFDELLYFPTYYPVNKAFFEKCGDSFATSADTVLSDGAFKLTEYEPAATSFKLVKNPDYYNADKVRLDGLNYQVLKDSQQALMSYQNGDLDIIQLSGDQVDQVKDDPEFKSVGAGYLWYISPNMAKVPALNNLNLRKAMTFALDRQSIVDNVVKDGSTAAFAAVPSELATNKGEDFTPNQTEFADVCAYDKAKALEYYNKAKAELGKDSFEFEMIVDDTAIQQNVAAVIKEELEKALPGLKIDLRVEPKKQRVQDMQDGTFELGLTRWGPDYADPMTYLGMWVTDNSNNYGLWSNAKYDALIAECTTGDLCTDIDGRWKAMKAAEKIVMDEAVIYPLYQQCNADMIKSNVKGIEFHPVALNRVFKNTVKN
- a CDS encoding ABC transporter permease yields the protein MRKYILKRILISIFTLLAITLVLFMLLQLMPGSPFNDEKLSASQHAALNEKYGLDQPLYVQYVRYVANICKGDFGVSYNISKNTPISQLIQSRLPISIKIGFQAVFVGALIGLILGILSAIYHDTIWDTLCTFISVLGVSIPSYVFALALSYQFGFKLRWFPMLYATSAPFSSSVLPSISLCMFTLASIARFTRTEMLESLGSDYIMLAQSKGIYGPALIFRHVLRNALIPIITVLAPLIVDLMTGSLVVEKIFSIPGVGSLLVTAIQSNDYNVVIALSFIYSAMYIGIMLVVDILYGVIDPRIRLAKGGTNS
- a CDS encoding ABC transporter permease, with the translated sequence MDFGSVSDDGVRDDDFRLINDEQGVRIDSNFMSQGYWTDVRMRFMANKGALVSLVIILFLIFFAFVGPSLNSYSYSDQNLVQKNFAPRIPFLEHFGIFNGDEALKTTTGTKLLNKYVSTNEEDVYYWFGSDTLGRDIWTRTWMGTRVSLYIAFAAVIIDMIIGMSYGLISGYFGGAVDNVMQRFAEIVNGIPRLVIITLLMLILKPGLTTIIFALMITEWIGMARIARAEMLNLKEREFVLASRTLGAGDFTIIFREILPNIIGQLITQTMFSIPTAIFTEAFLSFVGLGIPVPHCSLGSLINDAFNSFTTHPYQILPPIIVLALLMLCFNILADGLREALDPKMREK